A genomic window from Macaca mulatta isolate MMU2019108-1 chromosome 19, T2T-MMU8v2.0, whole genome shotgun sequence includes:
- the ZNF136 gene encoding uncharacterized protein ZNF136 isoform X2 yields the protein MDSVAFEDVDVNFTQEEWALLDPSQKNLYRDVMWETMRNLASIGKKWKDKNIKDHYKHRRRNLRSHMLERFYQSKDGSQCGGIFSQFANQNLSKKIPGVKLCESFVYGEVSMGHSSLNRHIRDHSGHEPKEYQEYGEKPDTRNQCWKPFSSHHSFRTHEIIHTGEKLYDCKECGKTFFSLKRIRRHIITHSGYTPYKCKVCGKAFDYPSRFRTHERSHTGEKPYECKECGKAFTCITSVRRHMIKHTGDGPYKCQVCGKPFHSLSSFQVHERIHTGEKPFKCKQCGKAFSCSPTLRIHERTHTGEKPYECKQCGKAFSYLPSLRLHERIHTGEKPFVCKQCGKAFRSASTFQIHERTHTGEKPYECKECGEAFSCIPSMRRHMIKHTGEGPYKCKVCGKPFHSLSPFRIHERTHTGEKPYVCKHCGKAFVSSTSIRIHERTHTGEKPYECKQCGKAFSYLNSFRTHEMIHTGEKPFECKRCGKAFRSSSSFRLHERTHTGQKPYHCKECGKAYSCRASFQRHMLTHAEDGPPYKCMWESL from the exons GACTCGGTGGCCTTTGAGGATGTAGATGTGAACTTCACCCAGGAGGAGTGGGCTTTGCTGGATCCTTCCCAGAAGAATCTCTACAGAGATGTGATGTGGGAAACCATGAGGAATCTGGCCTCTATAG GGAAAAAATGGAAGGACAAGAACATTAAAGATCACTACAAACACCGAAGGAGAAATCTAAG AAGTCATATGTTAGAAAGATTCTATCAAAGTAAAGATGGTAGTCAGTGTGGAGGAATTTTTAGCCAGTTTGCAAATCAGAATCTGAGCAAGAAAATTCCtggagtgaaactctgtgaaaGCTTTGTATATGGAGAAGTCAGCATGGGCCACTCATCCCTTAACAGACACATCAGAGATCACAGTGGACATGAACCAAAGGAGTATCAGGAATATGGAGAGAAGCCAGATACACGTAACCAATGTTGGAAACCCTTCAGTTCTCACCACTCCTTTCGAACACATGAGataattcacactggagagaaactctATGATTGTAAGGAATGTGGAAAAACCTTCTTTTCTCTCAAAAGAATTAGAAGACACATTATCACACACAGTGGATATACACCATATAAATGTAAGGTGTGTGGGAAAGCATTTGATTATCCCAGTAGATTTCGAACACATGAAAGAagtcacactggagagaaaccctatgaatgtaaggaatgtggaaaagccttcactTGTATCACAAGTGTTCGAAGACACATGATAAAGCACACGGGAGATGGGCCTTATAAATGTCAGGTATGTGGGAAACCCTTTCATTCTCTGAGTTCATTTCAAGTACATGaaagaattcacactggagagaagcccttTAAATGTAAGCAATGTGGTAAAGCCTTCAGTTGTTCCCCAACCTTAAGAATACATGAAAGAAcccatactggagagaaaccttatgaatgcAAGCAGTGTGGGAAGGCCTTCAGTTATCTCCCCTCCCTTCGACTACATGAAAGAATTCACACTGGCGAGAAGCCCTTTGTatgtaaacaatgtggtaaagcCTTTAGATCCGCCAGTACTTTTCAAATacatgaaaggactcacactggagaaaaaccctatgaatgtaaggaatgtggggaAGCATTCAGCTGCATCCCCAGTATGCGAAGACACATGATAAAGCATACTGGAGAAGGACCTTACAAATGTAAGGTATGTGGGAAACCCTTTCATTCTCTGAGTCCATTTCGAATACATGaaagaactcacactggagagaaaccctatgtaTGTAAACATTGTGGTAAAGCTTTCGTTTCTTCGACATCAATTCGAATACATGAAagaactcatactggagagaaaccctatgagtgtaagcaatgtgggaaagccttcagttATCTCAACTCCTTTCGAACACATGAAATGAttcacactggtgagaaaccctTTGAATGTAAGCGATGTGGTAAAGCCTTTAGATCTTCTAGTTCCTTTCGACTacatgaaaggactcacactggacAGAAACCCTATCattgtaaggaatgtgggaaagcctatTCTTGCCGTGCCAGCTTTCAGAGACACATGTTAACACACGCTGAAGATGGACCACCTTATAAATgcatgtgggaaagcctttaa
- the ZNF136 gene encoding uncharacterized protein ZNF136 isoform X4: protein MWETMRNLASIGKKWKDKNIKDHYKHRRRNLRSHMLERFYQSKDGSQCGGIFSQFANQNLSKKIPGVKLCESFVYGEVSMGHSSLNRHIRDHSGHEPKEYQEYGEKPDTRNQCWKPFSSHHSFRTHEIIHTGEKLYDCKECGKTFFSLKRIRRHIITHSGYTPYKCKVCGKAFDYPSRFRTHERSHTGEKPYECKECGKAFTCITSVRRHMIKHTGDGPYKCQVCGKPFHSLSSFQVHERIHTGEKPFKCKQCGKAFSCSPTLRIHERTHTGEKPYECKQCGKAFSYLPSLRLHERIHTGEKPFVCKQCGKAFRSASTFQIHERTHTGEKPYECKECGEAFSCIPSMRRHMIKHTGEGPYKCKVCGKPFHSLSPFRIHERTHTGEKPYVCKHCGKAFVSSTSIRIHERTHTGEKPYECKQCGKAFSYLNSFRTHEMIHTGEKPFECKRCGKAFRSSSSFRLHERTHTGQKPYHCKECGKAYSCRASFQRHMLTHAEDGPPYKCMWESL, encoded by the exons ATGTGGGAAACCATGAGGAATCTGGCCTCTATAG GGAAAAAATGGAAGGACAAGAACATTAAAGATCACTACAAACACCGAAGGAGAAATCTAAG AAGTCATATGTTAGAAAGATTCTATCAAAGTAAAGATGGTAGTCAGTGTGGAGGAATTTTTAGCCAGTTTGCAAATCAGAATCTGAGCAAGAAAATTCCtggagtgaaactctgtgaaaGCTTTGTATATGGAGAAGTCAGCATGGGCCACTCATCCCTTAACAGACACATCAGAGATCACAGTGGACATGAACCAAAGGAGTATCAGGAATATGGAGAGAAGCCAGATACACGTAACCAATGTTGGAAACCCTTCAGTTCTCACCACTCCTTTCGAACACATGAGataattcacactggagagaaactctATGATTGTAAGGAATGTGGAAAAACCTTCTTTTCTCTCAAAAGAATTAGAAGACACATTATCACACACAGTGGATATACACCATATAAATGTAAGGTGTGTGGGAAAGCATTTGATTATCCCAGTAGATTTCGAACACATGAAAGAagtcacactggagagaaaccctatgaatgtaaggaatgtggaaaagccttcactTGTATCACAAGTGTTCGAAGACACATGATAAAGCACACGGGAGATGGGCCTTATAAATGTCAGGTATGTGGGAAACCCTTTCATTCTCTGAGTTCATTTCAAGTACATGaaagaattcacactggagagaagcccttTAAATGTAAGCAATGTGGTAAAGCCTTCAGTTGTTCCCCAACCTTAAGAATACATGAAAGAAcccatactggagagaaaccttatgaatgcAAGCAGTGTGGGAAGGCCTTCAGTTATCTCCCCTCCCTTCGACTACATGAAAGAATTCACACTGGCGAGAAGCCCTTTGTatgtaaacaatgtggtaaagcCTTTAGATCCGCCAGTACTTTTCAAATacatgaaaggactcacactggagaaaaaccctatgaatgtaaggaatgtggggaAGCATTCAGCTGCATCCCCAGTATGCGAAGACACATGATAAAGCATACTGGAGAAGGACCTTACAAATGTAAGGTATGTGGGAAACCCTTTCATTCTCTGAGTCCATTTCGAATACATGaaagaactcacactggagagaaaccctatgtaTGTAAACATTGTGGTAAAGCTTTCGTTTCTTCGACATCAATTCGAATACATGAAagaactcatactggagagaaaccctatgagtgtaagcaatgtgggaaagccttcagttATCTCAACTCCTTTCGAACACATGAAATGAttcacactggtgagaaaccctTTGAATGTAAGCGATGTGGTAAAGCCTTTAGATCTTCTAGTTCCTTTCGACTacatgaaaggactcacactggacAGAAACCCTATCattgtaaggaatgtgggaaagcctatTCTTGCCGTGCCAGCTTTCAGAGACACATGTTAACACACGCTGAAGATGGACCACCTTATAAATgcatgtgggaaagcctttaa
- the LOC100429843 gene encoding LOW QUALITY PROTEIN: large ribosomal subunit protein eL14-like (The sequence of the model RefSeq protein was modified relative to this genomic sequence to represent the inferred CDS: inserted 2 bases in 2 codons) encodes MVFRRFVEAGRVAYVSSGPHAGKLVVIVDVTDQNRALVDGPCTQVRRQAMPFKCMQLTDFILKFPHSAHQKYVRQAWQKADINTKWAATRWAKQIEARERKAKMTDFDCFKVMKAKKMRNTIIKNEVKKLQKAALLKASPKKAPGTKGTAAAAAAAAKVPAKKTTXASKKVPAQKATGQKAAPAPKAQKGQKAXETPAPKASSKKA; translated from the exons ATGGTGTTCAGGCGCTTTGTGGAGGCTGGCCGGGTGGCCTACGTCTCCTCTGGACCTCATGCAGGAAAATTGGTCGTGATTGTAGATGTTACTGATCAGAACAGGGCTTTGGTCGATGGACCTTGCACTCAAGTGAGGAGACAGGCCATGCCTTTCAAGTGCATGCAGCTCACTGATTTCATCCTCAAGTTTCCACACAGTGCCCACCAGAAGTATGTCCGACAAGCCTGGCAGAAGGCAGACATCAATACAAAATGGGCAGCCACACGATGGGCCAAGCAGATTGAAGCCAGAGAAAGGAAAGCCAAGATGACAGATTTTGATTGTTTTAAAGTTATGAAGGCAAAGAAAATGAGGAACACAATAATCAAGAATGAAGTTAAGAAGCTTCAAAAGGCAGCTCTCCTGAAAGCTTCCCCCAAAAAAGCACCTGGTACTAAGggtactgctgctgctgctgcagctgctgctaaAGTTCCAGCAAAAAAGACGA ACGCGAGTAAGAAGGTTCCTGCCCAGAAAGCCACAGGCCAGAAGGCTGCGCCTGCTCCAAAAGCTCAGAAGGGTCAAAAAG CAGAAACACCTGCTCCAAAGGCATCTAGCAAGAAAGCATAA
- the ZNF136 gene encoding uncharacterized protein ZNF136 isoform X3: MDSVAFEDVDVNFTQEEWALLDPSQKNLYRDVMWETMRNLASIGKKWKDKNIKDHYKHRRRNLSHMLERFYQSKDGSQCGGIFSQFANQNLSKKIPGVKLCESFVYGEVSMGHSSLNRHIRDHSGHEPKEYQEYGEKPDTRNQCWKPFSSHHSFRTHEIIHTGEKLYDCKECGKTFFSLKRIRRHIITHSGYTPYKCKVCGKAFDYPSRFRTHERSHTGEKPYECKECGKAFTCITSVRRHMIKHTGDGPYKCQVCGKPFHSLSSFQVHERIHTGEKPFKCKQCGKAFSCSPTLRIHERTHTGEKPYECKQCGKAFSYLPSLRLHERIHTGEKPFVCKQCGKAFRSASTFQIHERTHTGEKPYECKECGEAFSCIPSMRRHMIKHTGEGPYKCKVCGKPFHSLSPFRIHERTHTGEKPYVCKHCGKAFVSSTSIRIHERTHTGEKPYECKQCGKAFSYLNSFRTHEMIHTGEKPFECKRCGKAFRSSSSFRLHERTHTGQKPYHCKECGKAYSCRASFQRHMLTHAEDGPPYKCMWESL; this comes from the exons GACTCGGTGGCCTTTGAGGATGTAGATGTGAACTTCACCCAGGAGGAGTGGGCTTTGCTGGATCCTTCCCAGAAGAATCTCTACAGAGATGTGATGTGGGAAACCATGAGGAATCTGGCCTCTATAG GGAAAAAATGGAAGGACAAGAACATTAAAGATCACTACAAACACCGAAGGAGAAATCTAAG TCATATGTTAGAAAGATTCTATCAAAGTAAAGATGGTAGTCAGTGTGGAGGAATTTTTAGCCAGTTTGCAAATCAGAATCTGAGCAAGAAAATTCCtggagtgaaactctgtgaaaGCTTTGTATATGGAGAAGTCAGCATGGGCCACTCATCCCTTAACAGACACATCAGAGATCACAGTGGACATGAACCAAAGGAGTATCAGGAATATGGAGAGAAGCCAGATACACGTAACCAATGTTGGAAACCCTTCAGTTCTCACCACTCCTTTCGAACACATGAGataattcacactggagagaaactctATGATTGTAAGGAATGTGGAAAAACCTTCTTTTCTCTCAAAAGAATTAGAAGACACATTATCACACACAGTGGATATACACCATATAAATGTAAGGTGTGTGGGAAAGCATTTGATTATCCCAGTAGATTTCGAACACATGAAAGAagtcacactggagagaaaccctatgaatgtaaggaatgtggaaaagccttcactTGTATCACAAGTGTTCGAAGACACATGATAAAGCACACGGGAGATGGGCCTTATAAATGTCAGGTATGTGGGAAACCCTTTCATTCTCTGAGTTCATTTCAAGTACATGaaagaattcacactggagagaagcccttTAAATGTAAGCAATGTGGTAAAGCCTTCAGTTGTTCCCCAACCTTAAGAATACATGAAAGAAcccatactggagagaaaccttatgaatgcAAGCAGTGTGGGAAGGCCTTCAGTTATCTCCCCTCCCTTCGACTACATGAAAGAATTCACACTGGCGAGAAGCCCTTTGTatgtaaacaatgtggtaaagcCTTTAGATCCGCCAGTACTTTTCAAATacatgaaaggactcacactggagaaaaaccctatgaatgtaaggaatgtggggaAGCATTCAGCTGCATCCCCAGTATGCGAAGACACATGATAAAGCATACTGGAGAAGGACCTTACAAATGTAAGGTATGTGGGAAACCCTTTCATTCTCTGAGTCCATTTCGAATACATGaaagaactcacactggagagaaaccctatgtaTGTAAACATTGTGGTAAAGCTTTCGTTTCTTCGACATCAATTCGAATACATGAAagaactcatactggagagaaaccctatgagtgtaagcaatgtgggaaagccttcagttATCTCAACTCCTTTCGAACACATGAAATGAttcacactggtgagaaaccctTTGAATGTAAGCGATGTGGTAAAGCCTTTAGATCTTCTAGTTCCTTTCGACTacatgaaaggactcacactggacAGAAACCCTATCattgtaaggaatgtgggaaagcctatTCTTGCCGTGCCAGCTTTCAGAGACACATGTTAACACACGCTGAAGATGGACCACCTTATAAATgcatgtgggaaagcctttaa
- the ZNF136 gene encoding uncharacterized protein ZNF136 isoform X5: MLERFYQSKDGSQCGGIFSQFANQNLSKKIPGVKLCESFVYGEVSMGHSSLNRHIRDHSGHEPKEYQEYGEKPDTRNQCWKPFSSHHSFRTHEIIHTGEKLYDCKECGKTFFSLKRIRRHIITHSGYTPYKCKVCGKAFDYPSRFRTHERSHTGEKPYECKECGKAFTCITSVRRHMIKHTGDGPYKCQVCGKPFHSLSSFQVHERIHTGEKPFKCKQCGKAFSCSPTLRIHERTHTGEKPYECKQCGKAFSYLPSLRLHERIHTGEKPFVCKQCGKAFRSASTFQIHERTHTGEKPYECKECGEAFSCIPSMRRHMIKHTGEGPYKCKVCGKPFHSLSPFRIHERTHTGEKPYVCKHCGKAFVSSTSIRIHERTHTGEKPYECKQCGKAFSYLNSFRTHEMIHTGEKPFECKRCGKAFRSSSSFRLHERTHTGQKPYHCKECGKAYSCRASFQRHMLTHAEDGPPYKCMWESL, translated from the coding sequence ATGTTAGAAAGATTCTATCAAAGTAAAGATGGTAGTCAGTGTGGAGGAATTTTTAGCCAGTTTGCAAATCAGAATCTGAGCAAGAAAATTCCtggagtgaaactctgtgaaaGCTTTGTATATGGAGAAGTCAGCATGGGCCACTCATCCCTTAACAGACACATCAGAGATCACAGTGGACATGAACCAAAGGAGTATCAGGAATATGGAGAGAAGCCAGATACACGTAACCAATGTTGGAAACCCTTCAGTTCTCACCACTCCTTTCGAACACATGAGataattcacactggagagaaactctATGATTGTAAGGAATGTGGAAAAACCTTCTTTTCTCTCAAAAGAATTAGAAGACACATTATCACACACAGTGGATATACACCATATAAATGTAAGGTGTGTGGGAAAGCATTTGATTATCCCAGTAGATTTCGAACACATGAAAGAagtcacactggagagaaaccctatgaatgtaaggaatgtggaaaagccttcactTGTATCACAAGTGTTCGAAGACACATGATAAAGCACACGGGAGATGGGCCTTATAAATGTCAGGTATGTGGGAAACCCTTTCATTCTCTGAGTTCATTTCAAGTACATGaaagaattcacactggagagaagcccttTAAATGTAAGCAATGTGGTAAAGCCTTCAGTTGTTCCCCAACCTTAAGAATACATGAAAGAAcccatactggagagaaaccttatgaatgcAAGCAGTGTGGGAAGGCCTTCAGTTATCTCCCCTCCCTTCGACTACATGAAAGAATTCACACTGGCGAGAAGCCCTTTGTatgtaaacaatgtggtaaagcCTTTAGATCCGCCAGTACTTTTCAAATacatgaaaggactcacactggagaaaaaccctatgaatgtaaggaatgtggggaAGCATTCAGCTGCATCCCCAGTATGCGAAGACACATGATAAAGCATACTGGAGAAGGACCTTACAAATGTAAGGTATGTGGGAAACCCTTTCATTCTCTGAGTCCATTTCGAATACATGaaagaactcacactggagagaaaccctatgtaTGTAAACATTGTGGTAAAGCTTTCGTTTCTTCGACATCAATTCGAATACATGAAagaactcatactggagagaaaccctatgagtgtaagcaatgtgggaaagccttcagttATCTCAACTCCTTTCGAACACATGAAATGAttcacactggtgagaaaccctTTGAATGTAAGCGATGTGGTAAAGCCTTTAGATCTTCTAGTTCCTTTCGACTacatgaaaggactcacactggacAGAAACCCTATCattgtaaggaatgtgggaaagcctatTCTTGCCGTGCCAGCTTTCAGAGACACATGTTAACACACGCTGAAGATGGACCACCTTATAAATgcatgtgggaaagcctttaa